One stretch of Equus przewalskii isolate Varuska chromosome 9, EquPr2, whole genome shotgun sequence DNA includes these proteins:
- the CD164 gene encoding sialomucin core protein 24, with protein sequence MSRYPCPLLRAAACLAALCVLTAAQNPTTTPNVTGPSTLLPTVPTSPTPATTHPPTTAPVPETCENRNSCVSCFDTSISNATCFWIECKEANKSYCSNLTVSECEVVNRTEFCSAPTPTPLPTNSTAKTTTPPSSSTASTTATTSGTTNTTLTPTPQPARKSTFDAASFIGGIVLVLGVQAVIFFLYKFCKSKERNYHTL encoded by the exons ATGTCGAGGTACCCCTGCCCGCTTCTCCGGGCCGCCGCCTGCCTGGCCGCGCTGTGTGTGCTGACCGCCGCTCAGAACCCCACCACGACCCCGAACGTGACTGGGCCCTCGACTTTATTGCCCACCGTCCCGACAAGCCCGACGCCAGCCACGACCCACCCGCCGACCACCGCTCCAGTACCAG AAACCTGTGAAAACCGAAACAGCTGTGTTTCCTGTTTTGATACTAGCATTAGTAATGCGACctgcttttggatagaatgtAAAGAAG CAAACAAAAGCTACTGTTCAAATTTGACAGTTAGTGAATGCGAGGTGGTGAACCGCACAGAATTCTGTTCCG ctccCACTCCTACTCCATTGCCAACCAATTCTACAG CTAAAACCACAACCCCGCCTTCCTCTTCTACAGCTTCCACCACAGCTACTACATCAG GTACAACTAATACCACTTTAACTCCAACTCCGCAGCCTGCGCGGAAATCCACCTTTGATGCAGCCAGTTTCATTGGAGGAATCGTCCTTGTCTTGGGTGTGCAggctgttattttctttctctataaattCTGCAAATCTAAAGAACGAAACTACCACACTCTGTAA